One window from the genome of Nicotiana sylvestris chromosome 9, ASM39365v2, whole genome shotgun sequence encodes:
- the LOC104211372 gene encoding protein TEEBE: protein MVVKVSILLLLSLLSTVSAVRPAPLEGLLPNGNFEEQPKPKDLKKKTVLVGKYALPKWEINGLVEYISGGPQPGGMYFPVAHGIHAVRLGNDASISQTIPVKKGSLYALTFGASRTCAQDEVLRVSVPPQTGDLPLQTLYSSNGGDTYAWGFYATSNVVKVSFHNPGVQEDPACGPLLDAVAIKELFPPRPTRVNLVKNPGFEEGPHLLINSSHGVLLPPKQEDLTSPLPGWIIESLKAVKFLDSAHFNVPFGQAAVELLAGRESAIAQIIRTVPKKVYAFAFTVGDAKNGCHGDMMVEAFAAKETFKVPFKSQGKGSFKTVSFKFTAIADRTRITFYSSYYHTKINDYGSLCGPVVDEVKVTPVA from the exons ATGGTGGTGAAGGTTTCAATCTTGCTTCTTCTCTCCTTGCTCTCCACTGTCTCTGCCGTTCGCCCAGCTCCTCTTGAAG GACTACTTCCAAATGGGAATTTCGAAGAGCAACCAAAGCCAAAAGACCTCAAGAAAAAAACAGTACTCGTAGGCAAATATGCTTTGCCCAAATGGGAAATCAATGGCTTGGTAGAGTACATTTCTGGCGGGCCACAGCCCGGCGGGATGTACTTCCCAGTCGCCCACGGCATCCATGCCGTGAGGCTAGGGAATGATGCCTCAATTTCTCAAACAATTCCAGTAAAGAAAGGCTCTTTGTATGCACTCACATTTGGGGCATCAAGAACCTGTGCtcaagatgaggtattgagggtGTCGGTACCTCCTCAAACCGGGGACCTTCCATTGCAGACCCTTTATAGCAGCAATGGCGGTGATACCTATGCTTGGGGTTTCTATGCTACTTCTAATGTAGTTAAAGTTTCCTTTCATAATCCTGGAGTTCAAGAGGATCCAGCTTGTGGTCCACTCTTGGATGCTGTTGCTATAAAAGAACTCTTCCCTCCTCGGCCCACCAGAG TGAATTTGGTAAAAAATCCTGGTTTTGAAGAAGGACCTCACCTCTTAATAAACTCTTCGCACGGAGTCCTTCTCCCTCCCAAACAGGAAGATTTGACATCCCCACTTCCAGGCTGGATCATTGAGTCACTCAAAGCAGTGAAATTCTTGGATTCAGCTCATTTCAATgtcccgtttggccaagctgcagtTGAACTACTTGCAGGGAGAGAAAGTGCCATTGCCCAAATCATTAGGACAGTCCCTAAGAAGGTGTATGCCTTTGCATTCACTGTTGGTGATGCAAAGAACGGTTGCCATGGCGATATGATGGTTGAAGCATTCGCTGCTAAAGAAACATTCAAAGTTCCCTTCAAGTCACAAGGAAAAGGCAGCTTTAAGACTGTTAGTTTCAAGTTCACAGCTATCGCAGACAGGACAAGAATTACTTTCTACAGCTCTTATTACCATACAAAGATCAATGACTATGGATCTCTTTGTGGTCCTGTTGTGGATGAAGTTAAGGTGACCCCTGTTGCTTAG